The Psychrobacter sp. 28M-43 genome segment TTGCTAAATCGGTAGGGCTACCAACAAAGTTGCAATAGCCTGAGTCAATGATAGCCTGAGGCTGACTTGGACATGCACTCAAGCTCGGATCTTGTGCCCATAATTGACTGTTATTGTCTTGGATTAAGTCTAGATACTGAGAGCCATCATTACCCATACCTGAAAATATAATATTAATAAGCTCGCTACCATGAACATCACTGGTATTTTTGAGCAGCTGCCCGATTGCAGGCTTATATTCACCATGCCAATCTTGATCCAATAGTATCACGCGACCTGTTGAATCACAGACAACTTGCTTATCAATAGGAACTATCAGACACTCTCCTGCACGTAGCCGCTGTGAAGAAGCGATAATCTTACAGCGCCAGTCATTATGACGGTTAAGTATGCGGGGCAACGTACCAATCATAGCTTGATTGAAATGATGTGCCAATAAAATACAAATTGGCAGTGTGGCTGGCACATTATCTAAAAATTCTTTAACCGCGCTAGGACCACCCATAGAAGCACCCAAAAATACGACATAATGCCAGTCAGTATCAGCACTCTTGTAAATTGGAGCATCTACCAGTATTGGCAAGTCAAGCAGTTGAGCAAATTTACGCTTTAACTTACGCTGCCATTTTGCATATTCTTGGGATTCATTTAGATACGGAGCTTGACTGAAACCCACTAGTACTGCTGCTGGTTTAGATGCCACCGTCGCTATTGCCACACTGTCATCATAATCACTGTCTATCAGCCAAATATCGATAGCTGAATTAGAAAGCTCACCTGTTTCCTGCCACTGTGCTCGTGACACACAGCCGACTAGCATAAAGCCGAACCCACGTACCGTATCTGAAAAAGCCATGCGCTGGCGGTGGTCTTCTGCCACCACCATCACTTTAATATCGTTTCTATTTTTTTTTCGCAGCGCTAAAACACGTGCATTATCCTTCATTAGTCAGGCTGACCCCTTCACCTAGTAATTTTTGCATTTTATCAAGCAGCTCT includes the following:
- a CDS encoding chemotaxis protein CheB; this translates as MVVAEDHRQRMAFSDTVRGFGFMLVGCVSRAQWQETGELSNSAIDIWLIDSDYDDSVAIATVASKPAAVLVGFSQAPYLNESQEYAKWQRKLKRKFAQLLDLPILVDAPIYKSADTDWHYVVFLGASMGGPSAVKEFLDNVPATLPICILLAHHFNQAMIGTLPRILNRHNDWRCKIIASSQRLRAGECLIVPIDKQVVCDSTGRVILLDQDWHGEYKPAIGQLLKNTSDVHGSELINIIFSGMGNDGSQYLDLIQDNNSQLWAQDPSLSACPSQPQAIIDSGYCNFVGSPTDLAKKLTDYIGERAASRSH